The Desmonostoc muscorum LEGE 12446 genome includes a region encoding these proteins:
- the murD gene encoding UDP-N-acetylmuramoyl-L-alanine--D-glutamate ligase yields MPRATVIGLGKSGVAAARLLKREGWEVELSDSASAESLAERNTSDTFLQQQQELAAEQIAVKLGQSPDLNGANLPELIVVSPGVPWDIPVLNQASKLGIETIGEMELAWRHLQPLPWVGITGTNGKTTTTALIAAIFQAADLDAPACGNIGYAACEVALSWRGGDEGDEGEGGDEGDKGDKVENFISSPSSPSSSSLDWIIAEISSYQIESSTSLAPRIGVWTTFTPDHLARHKTLENYYNIKAKLLRQSELQVFNGDDAYLSKLGLSAWPNAYWTSVKGKDFLISEKGFYIEDGWVVEKLTATSAPEPIVKVSALRMVGEHNQQNLLMAVATARLAGINSDAIARAISDFPGVAHRLEHICTWEGIDFINDSKATNYDAAEVGLTSVNSPAILIAGGEAKAGDDTAWLAQIQSKAAAVLLIGSAAPAFAQRLQEVGYSTYEIVETMERAIPRSAQLAKQYQASVVLLSPACASFDQYPNFEVRGDNFRQLCLAWVENSKSSKVELADLENSSL; encoded by the coding sequence ATGCCTAGAGCTACTGTAATAGGATTGGGAAAGTCCGGTGTTGCTGCGGCGAGATTGTTGAAACGGGAAGGTTGGGAGGTGGAACTGAGCGATTCCGCTAGTGCAGAGAGCTTAGCAGAACGCAACACCTCCGACACCTTTCTGCAACAACAACAAGAACTCGCTGCCGAACAAATAGCCGTTAAATTAGGTCAATCCCCAGATTTGAATGGTGCTAATTTACCAGAATTAATAGTTGTTAGTCCCGGCGTGCCTTGGGATATTCCTGTATTAAATCAGGCAAGCAAACTAGGGATTGAAACCATCGGCGAAATGGAACTCGCTTGGCGACATTTGCAACCTCTACCTTGGGTAGGAATTACCGGCACTAACGGCAAAACTACCACCACAGCTTTAATTGCTGCCATTTTCCAAGCAGCAGACTTAGACGCACCAGCTTGCGGTAACATTGGCTACGCCGCCTGTGAAGTCGCCTTGTCTTGGAGGGGGGGAGATGAGGGAGATGAGGGAGAGGGGGGAGATGAGGGAGATAAGGGAGATAAGGTAGAAAATTTTATCTCATCCCCCTCATCCCCCTCATCTTCTTCACTCGATTGGATAATTGCCGAAATTAGCAGCTATCAAATAGAATCTTCAACGTCTCTTGCACCTCGCATCGGTGTTTGGACGACTTTCACGCCGGATCATCTGGCGCGGCATAAAACTTTAGAGAATTATTACAACATCAAAGCTAAGTTATTACGGCAGTCTGAGTTGCAAGTATTTAATGGCGATGATGCTTACTTGAGCAAGTTAGGTTTGAGTGCTTGGCCGAATGCTTATTGGACGAGTGTCAAAGGAAAAGATTTCCTGATTAGCGAAAAAGGCTTTTATATTGAAGATGGCTGGGTTGTGGAAAAGTTAACTGCTACCTCTGCACCAGAACCAATTGTGAAAGTATCAGCTTTGCGGATGGTGGGAGAACATAACCAGCAAAATCTCTTGATGGCGGTAGCAACGGCGCGGTTGGCGGGAATTAATAGCGATGCGATCGCTCGTGCAATTAGTGACTTCCCTGGGGTTGCTCATCGTTTGGAACATATCTGCACTTGGGAAGGTATTGATTTTATTAACGATAGCAAAGCCACTAACTACGATGCTGCGGAAGTTGGCTTGACATCGGTGAACAGTCCAGCGATTTTAATTGCTGGTGGAGAAGCGAAAGCAGGTGATGATACTGCTTGGCTAGCACAAATTCAAAGCAAAGCTGCTGCTGTGTTATTAATTGGCTCTGCTGCGCCGGCATTTGCCCAACGGCTGCAAGAAGTAGGGTATTCTACTTACGAAATTGTGGAAACTATGGAAAGGGCAATCCCCAGATCGGCCCAATTAGCTAAGCAGTATCAAGCATCTGTAGTGCTGCTATCTCCTGCTTGCGCGAGTTTCGATCAGTACCCAAATTTTGAGGTGCGGGGCGATAATTTCCGTCAGTTGTGTCTTGCTTGGGTGGAAAACTCCAAGTCCAGTAAAGTAGAACTTGCAGACTTGGAAAATTCTAGTCTATAG
- a CDS encoding type II toxin-antitoxin system VapC family toxin: protein MGKLILPTNGSIYIDTSVVIYTIEGIPDYYSLLQPLWSKFYAGKIQIISSELILMEVLVVPLRNGNNSLVADYEELLLSSQVKLIPISQSILRQSANLRATSNLKTPDAIHAATALSVSCNQFITNDKGFRNVPGLPVVILSEVLAS, encoded by the coding sequence ATGGGAAAGCTAATACTTCCAACAAATGGCTCTATTTATATAGATACTTCGGTGGTTATTTATACTATTGAAGGTATTCCAGACTATTATTCTTTGCTGCAACCATTATGGTCTAAGTTTTACGCAGGAAAAATTCAAATCATTAGCAGCGAACTAATATTAATGGAGGTTTTAGTTGTTCCATTGCGTAATGGTAATAATTCTTTAGTAGCAGACTATGAAGAACTATTATTATCATCTCAAGTGAAATTAATTCCTATTAGTCAATCAATACTGCGACAATCTGCTAATCTTCGGGCTACAAGTAACCTCAAAACACCCGATGCTATTCATGCTGCAACAGCTTTATCTGTTAGTTGTAACCAATTTATTACCAACGATAAAGGCTTTCGTAATGTTCCTGGTTTACCTGTTGTTATCCTCAGTGAAGTTTTAGCATCTTGA
- a CDS encoding helix-turn-helix domain-containing protein: MPHSRSLLVAKQPNIGKLIRALRQELNLSQEKFAAEFGVTFPTINRWENGRATPSPLAMQRISILLNELGDRGKILQATYFQEKE, encoded by the coding sequence ATGCCTCACAGTAGAAGCCTACTTGTGGCAAAACAACCCAATATTGGCAAACTAATTCGTGCCCTGCGGCAAGAATTAAATCTGTCTCAAGAAAAATTTGCTGCCGAGTTTGGTGTCACTTTCCCGACAATCAACCGTTGGGAAAATGGACGCGCCACACCTTCTCCTTTGGCAATGCAGCGTATTAGTATCCTACTCAATGAGTTGGGCGATCGGGGTAAAATTCTTCAAGCAACATACTTTCAAGAAAAAGAGTAG